Proteins encoded by one window of Yamadazyma tenuis chromosome 2, complete sequence:
- the SEP7 gene encoding septin (EggNog:ENOG503NUW2; COG:D,U,Z), with amino-acid sequence MDDSYNFESPSMVASSPMINYRKDARKGVKFSFMVVGESGTGKTTFVNSLLSQKVLAHRFEGDHASVVDSKTISFTSAKNVALPNTSILQRNDFNPSTANEEPGIALTETKVEIVDEANTKLQLTIVDTPGYGDNFNNEVCFAEIENYLKQQFDLMLAEETKIRRNPRFVDTRIHVMLYFITPNGHGLKELDISCMKRLSKYVNIIPVISKADSFTEDELKFFKKQVKVDIERFNVPIFQFDNLIDEYDEEEDYELIQECKYLAKIQPFAIIGSEDEFEVKDTKTGQTQTIKARQYPWGLVDISNPKYSDFSILKSVLLGSHLQDLKDLTHDFLYESYRTERLTRVTGRGGQDVDYDDTEFHDSTDHQVNLNTTIPSMSNLAQLSSAGASNGHILDLHSTTGSTINDDSSSITSSSSKKPKSMLLDDADPSVKSKDNASFTSSASTISLDQSRNNLNTTNPAFKRLSIAPQRNQLRQISETVPYVIRHERILERQQKLEEMEMASAKELASRAALLEKKAAELKARERAMKKIALEREQAHEASVVAQSTTNGVADETVEGDETITQNGQNGNISHSSIRKEETLTDLHSMVSKP; translated from the coding sequence ATGGATGATCTGTACAACTTTGAGTCGCCATCCATGGTGGCTAGCTCCCCTATGATCAATTACAGGAAAGATGCCCGAAAGGGAGTCAAATTCTCCTTTATGGTAGTGGGAGAACTGGGCACTGGAAAGACCACCTTTGTCAACAGTTTATTGAGCCAAAAGGTTTTGGCCCACCGGTTTGAAGGCGATCACGCCAGTGTCGTCGACTCCAAAACCATTTCGTTCACGTCGGCCAAAAATGTCGCTTTGCCCAACACGTCTATCTTGCAAAGAAATGATTTCAACCCTTCAACTGCCAACGAAGAGCCAGGTATCGCGTTGACCGAAACCAAGGTGGAAATTGTGGATGAGGCAAACACCAAATTACAATTGACGATAGTTGACACTCCTGGATACGGTGATAACTTTAACAATGAAGTGTGCTTTGCCGAAATTGAAAATTACTTGAAGCAACAGTTTGACTTGATGTTGGCGGAGGAAACCAAAATTAGAAGAAACCCCCGGTTTGTGGACACTCGTATCCATGTGATGTTGTACTTCATCACGCCCAACGGCCATGGcttgaaagagttggacATAAGTTGTATGAAGCGGTTGTCAAAGTATGTCAACATTATTCCTGTTATTTCCAAGGCTGATTCGTTTACTGAAGACGAgttgaaatttttcaaaaaacaAGTAAAAGTCGATATCGAGCGATTCAACGTACCAATCTTCCAATTCGATAATCTCATAGACGAATatgatgaggaagaagattatGAATTGATTCAGGAGTGTAAGTATTTGGCCAAGATCCAACCATTTGCTATAATAGGATCCGAAGACGAATTTGAGGTCAAAGATACCAAGACGGGGCAAACTCAGACTATCAAGGCTAGGCAATACCCCTGGGGGCTTGTCGATATAAGCAATCCCAAGTACAGTGACTTTTCGATTTTAAAGTCAGTGTTGTTGGGATCCCACTTAcaagacttgaaagacttGACTCACGACTTTTTGTACGAAAGTTACAGAACTGAACGGTTGACAAGGGTCACGGGTAGGGGAGGACAAGATGTTGATTATGATGATACTGAGTTCCATGACAGCACTGATCACCaggtgaacttgaataCCACAATTCCTTCTATGTCAAATTTGGCACAATTATCGTCTGCTGGTGCTTCCAACGGTCATATTCTTGACCTCCATAGTACCACTGGTTCTACTATCAATGATGATTCAAGCTCGATAACGTCGTCGTCGTCTAAAAAACCCAAGTCAATGCTTCTTGACGATGCGGATCCATCCGTGAAGAGTAAAGATAATGCCTCCTTCACATCGTCAGCTTCTACTATTTCCTTGGACCAATCcagaaacaacttgaatacAACCAATCCTGCGTTCAAGAGATTATCCATTGCTCCTCAACGTAATCAATTGAGACAAATAAGTGAAACTGTACCTTATGTGATCAGACACGAGAGAATCTTGGAAAGACAACAAAAGTTAGAAGAGATGGAGATGGCCAGTGCCAAAGAATTAGCCAGCAGAGCGGCattattggagaagaaggcGGCTGAGTTGAAAGCCAGAGAAAGAGCCATGAAGAAAATAGCTTTGGAAAGAGAACAAGCTCATGAAGCGTCGGTGGTGGCTCAAAGTACTACCAACGGAGTCGCAGACGAGACTGTCGAAGGAGATGAGACAATTACCCAGAACGGACAGAATGGAAATATAAGTCACTCGAGTATCAGAAAGGAAGAAACCCTTACTGACTTACACTCTATGGTGTCTAAACCATAG
- a CDS encoding pyridoxine (pyridoxamine) 5'-phosphate oxidase (BUSCO:EOG09264GQZ; EggNog:ENOG503NXDZ; COG:G) produces the protein MFQTLSAKAAIQLDQELMSTGAFSIDQLMELAGLAVAQAVYKEYPPVTINDKVLILVGPGNNGGDGLVAARHLKLWNGYEPVVFYPKKTAKPLYTNLMTQLKHLGVSEVTELTEVKNLLSSGQVKLIIDSLFGFSFKPPIRAPFDDLIKYLCVNHDKIAPIASVDIPSGWDVSDGPVGKDMDIKPSMLISLTAPKPCAVIAHTQGVTHYLGGRFINGQIAAKYHIEELIAKYKGNDMVVKL, from the coding sequence ATGTTCCAAACATTGTCGGCCAAAGCGGccattcaacttgaccagGAATTGATGTCTACAGGGGCATTCTCCATCGACCaattgatggaattggCAGGTCTTGCAGTGGCCCAAGCAGTATATAAAGAGTATCCTCCAGTGACCATCAACGATAAAGTACTTATACTTGTAGGTCCAGGAAACAACGGAGGCGATGGACTTGTAGCAGCCAGACACCTCAAGCTCTGGAATGGCTACGAGCCGGTGGTATTTTATCCCAAGAAGACTGCCAAACCATTGTataccaacttgatgaCCCAGTTGAAACACCTCGGAGTGAGTGAAGTTACTGAATTGACAGAAGTCAAGAACCTATTGAGCTCAGGACAAGTCAAGTTGATTATCGATTCACTCTTTGGATTTTCTTTCAAGCCTCCGATCCGGGCCCCCTTTGATGACTTGATAAAGTATTTGTGTGTTAATCATGATAAAATCGCACCCATAGCGTCAGTAGATATCCCTTCTGGGTGGGACGTCAGCGACGGGCCTGTGGGCAAAGACATGGATATAAAACCTTCGATGTTGATCAGCTTGACTGCCCCCAAGCCGTGTGCAGTAATCGCCCATACCCAAGGAGTTACACACTACTTAGGAGGAAGGTTCATCAACGGCCAGATTGCTGCGAAATATCACATCGAGGAGTTGATTGCGAAATACAAGGGCAACGACATGGTTGTGAAGTTATAG
- the MET15 gene encoding Homocysteine/cysteine synthase (COG:E; EggNog:ENOG503NVTU), producing MKFETKQVHAGLEIDSTRARAQPIYATSSFVFKNSEHGADLFGLKDPGYIYSRIGNPTNASFERRIAALENGSSAVATASGQAAQYLTISSLCFAGDNFITSSHLYGGTYNQFKVYFKRYGIEARFVQGTNVDDYEKKIDSKTKLIYVESIGNPSYDVADFEKLSQLAHRYGIPLVVDNTFGAGGYVIRPIDHGADIVVHSATKWISGSGTTIAGVVVDSGKFPWKDHPERFHQFSQPSEGYHGMVYNDAVGSDAFAVYVRTEGLRDVGPSLNPFGAFLLLQGLETLSLRVERESSNALKLAQWFEKSPYVTKVSYLGLTSHSSHELVQKYLANKGVYGACLSIEVKSFDKPVDNDFKEAAVQVVDNLEIFSNLANVGDSKSLVIAPYFTTHQQLSEKEKQDTGVTKGLIRLSIGTEHIDDLVADFEQSFEKVYGK from the coding sequence ATGAAATTCGAAACCAAACAAGTCCACGCCGGACTCGAAATCGACTCcaccagagccagagcccAGCCCATCTATGCCACCAGCTCATTTGTATTCAAAAACTCCGAGCATGGAGCTGACCTTTTTGGCCTCAAGGATCCGGGGTACATTTACTCCCGTATCGGTAATCCTACCAATGCCTCATTTGAGAGAAGAATCGCTGCCTTGGAGAACGGCAGCCTGGCGGTCGCCACCGCCTCGGGTCAGGCCGCCCAATATTTGACCATTTCGTCCCTCTGCTTCGCAGGTGATAACTTTATCACCAGCTCGCACCTTTATGGCGGTACCTACAACCAGTTCAAAGTTTACTTTAAACGGTACGGAATCGAGGCCCGCTTCGTCCAAGGTACCAATGTCGACGATTATGAGAAGAAAATTGACCTGAAGACCAAATTGATCTATGTGGAGTCCATTGGTAACCCCAGCTACGACGTAGccgactttgaaaaattgtCCCAATTGGCCCACCGTTACGGTATTcccttggtggtggacaACACCTTTGGTGCCGGCGGGTACGTGATTCGGCCCATTGACCACGGGGCCGATATCGTGGTGCACTCTGCCACCAAATGGATCTCCGGTAGTGGTACCACCATTGCgggggtggtggtggactcGGGAAAATTCCCTTGGAAGGACCACCCCGAACGGTTCCACCAGTTCAGTCAGCCATCCGAGGGCTACCACGGCATGGTGTACAACGACGCGGTGGGGTCCGACGCATTTGCTGTGTACGTTAGAACTGAAGGATTGCGGGACGTGGGTCCTTCTCTTAACCCATTTGGAGCgtttttgttgttgcaaGGATTGGAGACATTGTCGTTGAGAGTCGAGAGAGAAAGTTCCAAtgccttgaagttggcccAGTGGTTTGAAAAATCCCCCTACGTCACCAAGGTGTCATATTTGGGATTGACGTCGCACTCGAGCCATGAACTAGTGCAAaagtacttggccaataaAGGGGTTTACGGAGCGTGTCTTTCGATTGAGGTGAAGAGCTTTGACAAGCCGGTCGACAACGATTTCAAGGAAGCAGCAGTGCAGGTGGTGGATAATCTTGAGATTTTCAGtaacttggccaatgtGGGAGACTCCAagtctttggtgattgcACCATATTTCACTACTCACCAGCAGTTGAGTGAGAAGGAGAAGCAGGACACGGGAGTGACGAAGGGGTTGATCCGGTTGTCTATTGGAACTGAGCACATTGATGACTTGGTGGCGGACTTTGAGCAGTCGTTTGAAAAGGTATACGGAAAGTAG
- a CDS encoding uncharacterized protein (COG:S; EggNog:ENOG503P802): MSRNYNKGRQISPGKQYPEPSPGFIYIYTLNKFFNKRENNWFKVRNLPNTPPKHKDKWISYELRKSPYVFLKVGMTTQSVKKRIKQWEDKCHHDIMLINPHTDKVVYTNKLSHLFKRLAVKDKQKTYSSLTDEGAFYCSGNLAQAEGEIHKRLWSKYGKGSVSCKGCSDNSTRTNELFVNGFNIHVEWFLIPKKEISVVYDTVDGICTTYSQP; the protein is encoded by the exons ATGTCTAGGAACTACAACAAAGGGCGTCAG ATCAGCCCCGGCAAGCAATACCCCGAACCTTCTCCCGGATTTATCTACATCTacaccttgaacaagttcttcaacaaacgCGAAAACAACTGGTTTAAGGTCCGGAACCTTCCCAACACTCCACCCAAACACAAAGACAAATGGATTCTGTACGAGCTCCGCAAGTCACCGTACgtgtttttgaaagtgGGAATGACCACTCAGAGCGTCAAGAAACGTATCAAACAATGGGAGGATAAATGCCACCATGATATTATGCTCATCAATCCGCACACCGATAAAGTCGTCTACACAAATAAACTATCGCATTTGTTTAAGAGGTTGGCGGTAAAGGACAAACAGAAGACGTACTCGAGTCTAACGGATGAAGGAGCTTTCTACTGCTCGGGGAACTTGGCCCAAGCTGAAGGtgaaatccacaaacgTCTATGGCTGAAATACGGAAAAGGAAGTGTATCGTGCAAAGGATGTTCTGACAATTCTACTAGAACCAACGAGCTCTTTGTCAACGGATTCAACATTCACGTGGAATGGTTTCTCATTCCCAAGAAGGAAATATCGGTGGTGTACGATACAGTTGACGGAATATGCACAACGTATTCGCAACCATGA